Part of the Apostichopus japonicus isolate 1M-3 chromosome 13, ASM3797524v1, whole genome shotgun sequence genome is shown below.
AAACAGTAACAATTGCCAAGGTAGGGTGCAAGAAACAGGTCAGTCTAGGCttcaatttcaacaaaattttgcCTTGTTTCTTCTGAAACTTCAGGCAAAACAACTTGTTCCATCACAAACAATTCAAATGATTGTTGAGGAGCTTCAAACTATTCACAGTTTATGTCAACAAGATCAGGTTTTGaaaattactcaaaaattgAGAGATGAGGGTTTAGCAGAAGAACGTATCAAATGTGTAGCCGATTATATGAATGAGATAGATGCATGGATTGCTATAGTTGTAAAGGAAAACTCAGGCGCAGCACTGTAGAAAAGAGTAATTTACTATAAATCAGCATTCAAGTTTGTTGCTCCAATTGCAATATCACTAGGGAGAGATTCAGCACAAAAAATGCAATACTATCATTACATTCCAATCAAGGAGAGCATTCAATTGCTCCTTTCGGATGATTTTGTGTTGGGACAATGTCAAAGTAGGCATCACAGTGAAGACTCATCTGTTCTTACTGACATAGTGGATGatacagtttttaaaaaaaatagtttgtttcaaagttgtGAAAGATCTTTGTCCATCATTCTCTATGAAGActcatttgaaattgtaaacccacttgggtcggcaagaataaaacacaaaatactagCAATGTACTTTACACTTGGAAACACCCAACCTGAGTACAGATCTGTTGTTGATGCAATGCAGcttgtgtttttttgtaaagaagTTGATTTTAAGGTCTTTGGGCAGCAGAAGGTTTTTGAGAGAGTgataaatgatttgaaaacatTAGAGGAAGTTGGAATAGAAACAAGTGACGGGGTGGTCTGGAAAGGTGCGCTGTCTTGTATATTAGGGGATAATTTAGGTTCCCATTGTATTGGGGTTTCATTGAGAGTTTTTCAGGAACTAACATGTGCCGCTACTGTTTAATAACTTCACATGACTTTAAATGTAACGCACCATATGCTGTTGGGAAGCCTAGAACCAAGGAGGAGTATGATTCTTGCATTGCACACCTTGAAGATCATGAAGAAAATCATCATCAaggaattaaatttaattcatgttttaattctttgagGTATTTTCATGTGTGTGCACCTGGTTTGCCACCATGCCTGGGGCACGACTTGTTTGAAGGAGTTGTTGATTACAATGTAGCCATGTTTATTCAATACtggattaaacaaaaacattggttCACATATGCAGATTTGAATATAATGTTGGTACAGTTTAAATTTCAAGGACGCGATGGTACAGTTTAAATTTCAAGGACGCGATGCAAACAATAAACCTGCATTTGTAAATTTATCAGGTAACCGCTTAGGTGGTCAAGCCGTTGAAAACTGGAACCTTTTGAGACTTCTTCCAATTATTTTGAGTGCATATGTTAAAGATCATAATGACCTTGTATGGAGACTCTTTCTTCTTTAACGAGAAGTTGTTGAGTATGTGTGTTCTCCAAAGATTTCACATGAGCAACTTGCATATTTAAGGGTGATAATGGAGGAATACTTGACTGAGAGAAAACAACTCTTTGCTGATACTCCCTTCAGACCAAAACATCATTTCCTGAGCCACTATCCAGATTTAATTATTAAGTTTGGACCATTAATGAGAGTGTGGACTCTATGCTTCGAAAGTAAGCACTCCTATTTCAAACGTTGTGCCAGAtctgcacaaaatttcatcaatgttaCACAGTCTTTAGCAAATCAACACCAGTACTTTCAAGCTTATAACAGCTCAGGGAAAATATATCCTGATAGATTGGTTATTGAAAATGCCACATCCCTCAATATAGAATGCTTCATGCCTGAAATAAAGCATGCTTTGCAGGCAGCAAATGCAAAGTTTGATGATTCTGTTATCAGTGACAGAGTTAAGATGTTTGGCACTTCTTACCAGAAGGGTTTCTTTGTAATATGTCAGTGTTCTGATACATGCTTTTCAAGTCTTAAATTGGGTTGCATTTTGTTTGTAGTTGTTGAAAGCCAAAAAGAACTATGTTTGAGCGCAAGCTCAATTATGGAACAACTAGGAGTATATAATGGGCCTTACAAAGAAACTTATAGTAAGCAAATGTGGCATATGAATTATTCTGAATTGAGAAGGAACTAAAACCTTCACTTCCATTACTCAGGTCTGAGGTTCTCTTGTTAAAATGAGCGTGTCAGAACAATCAGATGATACAATTTGTCTTGAAGATTTTGCTTTATCCATAATGCAGCATCTTCCTTCACTGCCACTTGAAATGGTGGACAAAGTAGTTGAACAGCTCCTGGCTGCTGGTGTGGAAAGTGTGTGCGATCTCAAGCTGATCACTGATGAGGACCTTTCCAGTGTACTGAAGCCAATACAGAGGAGAAAGCTGTTAATAGCATGGGCAAACAAGGCAGGTAAGCAGAAATATAATTGCACTTTCTAAATATGATTATCCTCCTTTTTTTGAGGAATGGAGAGGTGAAAGGGGAGGTTAAGAAGTAAGTTACAAGAGGAGATGGAAACATTTCTAAATAGTAAGTACATGTGATACACAGAAGTTTCTCTTATTGTCTAAGACAGTTGCTGGTACCACAAATTGAATAAGGAAACTGGTCTCATAGTACATCATTAGCATTTTTGTAATTCTCTAAAGAAAATTTTCTGGgttaattattagtattatacattagatttgaacttttttttaagCAGTTTTCAAGTAGTGAGCAAATAGAAAACACCAGGTCAAACTAATGAAATGATACACCACAtacccaaaataaaatatttatcaacaagaaaagaggaaacccttattttcaattcaaattaaacATAGAACGTACGTTCTATGTTGTTTGTAGAGTATGTTGAAGTTCATATGAGAGTATGACAAGGCTAAAGGTCACCTTGAAAAACAACCACTATGGGTTAGTATGGGGTACAGTACCTCTACTCTGGGATCATCCTTGCCCCCACTTTGGGGTCCAAATAAGCGGGCACTACGCAAACGTCTGCAGTGACCAAATATCGCCATGGACTCAACAATTTGATATGTGTGAGTGTTACTTTGCCCCAAAAACACTTGTATACCAATAATCAACAAAAATTGCCCCAATAATTTCACACTTTGGCTATACTGATTGAAAGATGCAGGGAACTGTGGCAATGGCTTGCTTTCCATACAGTATAAGAATACACCTCAACAACTTAACAAACTATGAAGCACGCCTTGTCCGATGCTTATGCACAAGGTCCATATGGCATACGGTACggtgtgtacatgtgtacaaaGCCATTGCCTACGTCAACAAACAAGCAGCGACTTAACCGAAACAGACCTGTCAGAGAATGCCCCTGTTGCCAATTGAAGATATGCTTGATTCGATAGATTGAGAGCTTGAGTGCTGCCCCTGTTTATTGtgtatattatgttattttattgtgTTTATTGTGTTCTGTGAGTGTCCAAAAAACTAGTACCTTAATGCAATATATGTCTGTtatcaggaaataatttatcaaggatgtttattcatttcatatcatctactttcattgatgtgacatattttcattctTAAAGAAAAGTTGCTTGGATCAGCATCTTCACAATCATCTGAACCCGACTCTGTGGCCAGTTCACCAGGATGCAGCTGGGTGCCCAGTTCAGCAGGATCAAGTCCAGCAGTGGTAATTGCAGATTGGGCAGAGTCATTTAAAGTTGATTGGGATAAAATGCCTAAAAGCCTCACAAAATCACTCCAGAAGAAACAGAGACCCACTCCCAAAGATCGGCGTGAAATGATCAGAATATTATGCAATGACATATATAATGAAAGTTGAGTCAAGTCCAGGACGAAAGCACCTTTCTATTATTGCACAGAAGATCGTTCGTGAGTTTCCAGAACCCTTTAAAGATGACATTGAAGGACTTGTTGTTGGTAGTGGATATGCATCCCTTCTTACACAGTTGGAAAACCGTATGAGCAATCTCAATAGAGGCAAATTTCACCTAAATGTTGGTTACCCCCTGTTTGTAGAGGGTGAACAGAATGAAGCACTAACAAAGAAGCGTAAACTCAGCACCTCATATGGCTGCAAAAACTGGCAACCAGAGGACCTACCTGAAGGGGAGGATTGAGACACGCAGAGAAAAAAGACAGATGACTTAAAGGTGATGCATGAACTTAACATATGGGATGACAATGAGTTTGTTTTCCTCATGAAAAATGTATTTCCAACCATCCGTGCCAAGATAAACAGTCAGCAAGTTCCTGTATGTGCTCTCCTTGATGAATATCCTTTCTTGTTTGAGGAGGTTGGGATGATgggacattttgaagatttaGTGGGCATCAAACTGAAATCAGTTGAATTCAGAAGTTTCTGCAAGTGTcagcaaagaagaagaaggaggtgCAAAATATAATAGCTGATGTGGAGAGTGCTAAGAAGGAAAGTGGTGATCATTCCCCTGATGTTCCAGGACTtattctcctcctcctctgcaATCACCTTGGAGATAAATGGGATGATCTTTTCTACCTTGCAAAGGTAAGAAGAAGCTACCTTTATAAATCATTAAGCTTGTGAACTAGCACTATTTGTGAACTAGCACTATCAGAATAGCACTATTTGTCTGTGTTTTTCTCTGGTTTGTCGTTCTTACACTTACAGTTATGTAGATGTATTGGTCAAGTTGATTGACTTTATAACGATTTTCCTCTGCGATGTTCACTGTTTGTAGGTCAGCTGTAATTGTTGTGTATTGGGACTCTGAAGTCCAAAGTTCAGTACATCATATGCCATCAGTTGATTAAGATCTTCCCCATTGTCATCATTTTGATTTCAGGGATGCATATTGTCCCtcagtttcatttattttatgttatgctTTGGAAGATACTACTGTTTTCCCAGATGGCATCTTGAATGTTTTGTCCCACATAATAAGATAAGTATTCcaaacaattttaatgttcctacaTTTACATTATGTTCAGGAAACCAGTACTGTGCAGAATATTACTAAGGATCTGAAGTCAACATTCCCATGCATCATTATTCAAGGTGAGAAGCATTTGGAGGATTTTGCTCTAATATGCATTTCCTCCAGTACATATACACTgctctttttcccctttttggtTTGGATGATAGTTGTAACCTTTGAAATTTGTGATGGTGAGTatttgtgcgtgtgtatgtattttactgatgcctaccttgtaaacacaatttctCATGAAAGGAAGCTTAGATAGATTTCATAGTTGGCATGTGGGTGTACCCGatagagtacaagaagcctattgtttttggcaaaggtcaaagatcatttggggtcaacagaggtgaaactgtgaatactttgtaaacatgatatctcaagaagggaatcttggacagatctcatgtGGTATGTAGGTGTGGTCACTTGAATCAACAATGGTCAAAATTTGAGAATCTTTGATTAAAGAAACCTAGGAAGTTATATGTTGGCAAGTGTGTCAATGACACCTCATAGTGCACTATCACCTGTGGAAGACAAAGTCATGGGTCAATCTGAGATTTAACTGGGAAAACTCTGTTACAGCATCAATTCAGCATGTATGTGTGCATTTGATGCTCAGCATGTAACATGAAACTCAAGAACTATAGCCCATTTTTTACTTCATATGTGGTAAAAACATTTTGGTTGACCATTGCAacattttcaatgtcatttttgtGTTGCTGATCTAGGGTGCCTCAGTAAATCGATATATCAGATAAAccgttttttctttcatatccaCACCGACAAAAATGAAATCTGCCATCAACGAATATATCGAAATACATCCGAAGCAAACCTTGAATACCGgtaaaaataatattgaataaaaaataatgacccATTAGTACACGCGAGTTGGAGTATATTCACGCTGCAACTGTTAAGTAGTGGTAGCAGTGGCATTAACTTTAAATGAACATTCTCTTAATAGTtctaattgatatttattttttgcaggTCCAAACATGTACACTGGAAGAAAGTTTATGTTGGCAGTAGATATGGTTATTGTTAATGACCacattcaaacttttgaaagtgcAATGATCATGCtgtttgcaatgtttttcaTCTAAAACATTGAGCATCCATCTGAAGGTGCAACTTTAATGGAGTTTATCCAGCGGTGAGTAGGCTGAAAGTACCCTAGTAATAGTTAaccattgttattttgtgtggGCATTCCCTTGACATGGAATGTAAGAGTGTATGCATATTATTAGCCACCTTCCAAAGATCAGCCGATCATAAAGgtaccaatatagaaaaaaaatcaacaaattgcAGTTAACTCAACTCCTGGGCAGATCATTGAAATAAATCATACTCTGTTCTCAGTTACAGCTgatttacttattttgtactgtttgTTGTGGTCCAAGAATAACAGCAGCTTTGGTAaccttttgtaaacattgatgaCCTTTACATAATTTTCACCAATGGAAAGTTAGTGTAAATAGTTGAATggcatgttttattattttggagAAGGGTGGGAATGTATGAGTTTGGTTAATTACTGAGAACACCTTCACAATTTGTTACAACTATAGGGTATCAGCTTAAactgaacaaaattgaaattaaaagaggATTCACAAATTAGCTCTTCTTTTCAGATCATGATTTCCTAGAAAACTGTTGAATTCCAAAGGCTTGTAAATTAAGACAGGTAGCCATCTCAATTGCTTCTATCAACACCAGTGAGCACACATACAATTGGAAACTGAGTTGTGTCACATCACATATTTTGACCATATCTTACTATCATGTATgtcatactgtagtgtaaatTTGAGACCAAAGGAAATTAattgttaaatggtttaatAATTGCTAACTTATTTGAACTTTATGATTTCACAGTTCTAATTTTTGCTCCTCTTTGCAGCTGCTTTGTTGGATTGAATCCAGAAAAGGGAAGAAAGACCCCCAAATCCAAGAAGAGCTATCCTGTCAAcccaaaaattttggctttggtTGGAAACCTGAAAGAATTTGAGTCAGATTGGACAGTCTAAATGCTTTTCAGGCACTTCCCATGATTCGTCACATTAGTCTGACAATTTGGTAACGTTGAATTATAAATCTAGGTCACTTAGTTGATTTAAGGTGTTCCTAGTTGAGAAAATGTTAGCGAGCCTCTTGAGCCTCCTTAACTGGAACCATTGACTCTCCAGCTACAGAGAAGTCTCATTTACAAatgaacagttaaacatttataCAGAGTTCAAACTATTGTGTTTAACTTTGTTGGtggatatttacaaggttttacttGTTGACAAACTTGTTACAGACTATAATTTGGTGCTATTATGACACCTTTCCAATAACTCCATAAACTCTGAAACTCTTCCAAGCAGGttcacaaatgttagaaaagtTTTGAATCCATAATAGTTTCAGATGTCAAGTCATTCTGTTCATTTTGTTAATGCTATAAGCTTGATAtctaaattatattttgttgtcaaaatataaaatctctATGCTAAATTTTAACATGAAATCTTTTCATAAAACTGCTCCTTCCACTCAAGCAGAAGCACAGGAATATaaggacaacttttttaatcatttacgggtacaaaggtcaaatcattgtttatatttcttttgatCAGATGATTTACAATATCTTTGGTTAACAGATTAGTtaatctttattcttacctatTGTAACATATCCTTGTCTTTAACTTCCACTTTGAACTTTAAGGGCTAAAGAAGGTCACGAAAATTAGAAAAAGTATACAATCCTTATCAGCAATAGAGGAGTTACCACAGTTACAGGTATTAATTTTCTGTGAACATTGATATGCCCATTAAAGTGAATATGGTATATGAGCGATATATTTAATACTGCTAGAGCatttaaaaatacatgaaatgaacATAGTTGTAATAAAGTTAAGTGAAGAATAGTGAAGACACCTAAGTTTCTGTGGTCACATAATACAGTGACCTTGAGTGAACTTTGCATACTTCAAGTGCATCTGTAAATAAGAGGGAAAGGAACTTTGTTGTAGAGCAATGAAAGGGCCAGGAACTAGCAGGTGTCAAAGCTTAGTGTTTTATGATCAgtcaattgtgaaaactttcagtGGCTGATCCAGGATTTCCTGAAGTGGCCGAAGAGACAAATATGGCCACATACAGACTTATCAGTATATTTCCAAACAATGAAAGTATCGTCTGTATAACAAAACCTTTTCCAAAAGAAAGGCTGGGGCACCCAGCAAATTCCCAGCCATCAATAAGAGATTGCCTTATGATGTTCAGTCTTATATATTACTTTTAAGGTTTTGAcgttcaaaaatatgtttcaacaagttttaaagttgtaaataaaagtttcagagaacaataagttgttttttattttataatctcactgaTAATAGTAATTCCATCTGACAGCCAATTTTACAGACAAAGACCTATTTATTGCAAGGAAAAAGACTATAGATAACATTAAAGACTAGACTTTACCTAAAAGATACAGTAAATTAAAAGTCACAATACAGTTATTTTACAGAGAAAAAGACATACTGTATTTCAAGAAAAACTGTGTAAATAACCATTTCAGactttattttacatagaatgtAGTGTAAAATAACGGCTATCATATAGTAATTTACGGATGAAAACTTTTataatgcaaagaaaaactGTATGAATTACGCTCTCATACTGTGTATTTAACATAGAATTCAGTGTAAAATTACGGTCGTCGTACAGTAATTTTACGGACAAAGACTTttataatgcaaaataaaaactgtataataacagtttaaactgtttattttacatagaatatggtgtaaaataacggttGACGTACAGTGATTTTACGGACAGAAACTGTTATAATTGGGGGGAAAACTGTGtaaataacagtttcagactgtttattttacatagaatatggtgtaaaataacggttgacgtacagtaattttacggacagaaactgttataattgggggaaaaaactgtataaataacagtttcagactgtttattttacatagaatatggtgtaaaataacggtcGTCGTACAGTAAGTTTACGGACAAAAACTgatataatgaaagaaataaactgtattaataacagttttagactgtttattttacatagattaTCTGCAGTTGGAAATAACAGACATTTCCTGGAAACTCTGCTGCCAGAGAAATTCTGTAttttaacagaattttttttaacagtgtagtCTATTAGAAGTTGTTAGGAAAGAGGAAACCTGaatagagttttttttttaatggaagaAAGACAGATTTTTTTCGTTCATATCAGTAGACTTACAAGAAATTCAAGAGATTACATGAAAGCTCAAGATTCGTCAGAATGCAGGTTTTGTAACTGTACTTTGTATGTGTATTACAGTAATTGCACAGAGAGAGGGATTGTGAAACATTTTTACGCAATTTTAAACTTAAACAATCTGTCAAACCTTGATTAATTATATTCTTTTATGCCGGATTTAAAAGGATTAGTGATAATATGGTAATGATAATTAAaatctttgatttcattttttttgggggggtgggggagtttaTGATTATCAAAACCGATAAACCGAATCGTAATCATGCATGTTTCATGACGTCAGATAAACAAGCGGCTTCTTGTGAGAGCAACATTACAAGCGTAAAGATacatttgtaatatattatttgatattttccaaaactcatttacaaaaggCAAGTTTGTTCACTTTTATATGAAAGAACAAGGTTATttatatagaaaagaaaaatgtttataaCATCAGTCTTATGATAATTTACTGGGTAGGCAAAATAATTTACTAGTGGGCAAAATATTTTACTGGGtgtagaaatattttgtttttctccttctccttctccttctccttctccttctccttctccttctccttctccttctccttcttcttctccttctccttctccttctccttctcgttctccttctccttctccttctcctccttctccttctccttctccttctccttctccttctccttctccttctccttctccttctccttctccttctccttctccttcttcttctccttctccttctccttctccttctcgttctccttctccttctccttctccttctcctccttctccttctccttctccttctccttctccttctccttctccttctccttctccttctccttctccttctccttctccttctccttctccttctccttctccttctccttctcgttCTCTTTTTCCTACTCTTTAAGTTTTCAGCTTTGATGTGAATTcaatatccatccatcctatcgaGGATGGCTCAGTTTGTtctaaaagttaaaaaaaaaatagtgcgTCGAACGACAAGAAAATCACTTAAGCTCTTTTGAGGTATTCAGTTACCAACTGCGGATGAGTAAAGTGCTTTCATTAAAAGACATCAAAcaattaaatatgttaaagataAGATTTATCAAAGGGTTATATACTCGAATCTAAAATACTAAACAAGAGCAAAGAAAATCGAATTGCttagatgtgaaataaatactgaaaaatatatgaaattggGTGGAGTGGGGTTAGAGgttgtggtggggtggggtgggagttggggtggggttgggatgGGGTGAAGTCCAGGGTGAGGGTGGTTGACAGTAATGTAGCCATCTTTGTTTTAGGTATATGATAAAAGTGAGAAAGCATGATTTTTCAGCTTTATTTTAGCCGGGCCCCTTCATTATTGTTGCCGTGCTCATCATTACTTGTGGAAGAGTGTATGAGTGTTGTTAAGTTTGGCCTTGTACGAATTGTTCCTACTTCAGGttttgaagaaacaaaacacTATGCATGATGAAACTTGAGATAATGAAATTTAATGAA
Proteins encoded:
- the LOC139978805 gene encoding uncharacterized protein isoform X1 — protein: MKCIDCTIQYYSASKYVYTRGKQLPLLSSRLRTFPHQNRTSLSTSSDHLPSLPLEMVDKVVEQLLAAGVESVCDLKLITDEDLSSVLKPIQRRKLLIAWANKAEKLLGSASSQSSEPDSVASSPGCSWVPSSAGSSPAVVIADWAESFKVDWDKMPKSLTKSLQKKQRPTPKDRREMIRILCNDIYNES
- the LOC139978805 gene encoding uncharacterized protein isoform X2, which encodes MVDKVVEQLLAAGVESVCDLKLITDEDLSSVLKPIQRRKLLIAWANKAEKLLGSASSQSSEPDSVASSPGCSWVPSSAGSSPAVVIADWAESFKVDWDKMPKSLTKSLQKKQRPTPKDRREMIRILCNDIYNES